GCGGGCTGAAGAGGCTTGACGATAACGGCATCTACTCGTTCATCGTTCACGGCAATCACGACCCAGTGAAGGTCGGTTGGTCAGCGATTCGCGACTGGCCCGACCTTGTGACCGTCTTCGGTCACAAGCACGTCGATCAAGTGACCGTCGAGTGGCGCGGCGAGCAGATCGCCACCGTCCACGGCATCAGCTATGAGAAGAGAGAGCAGACCGAGAATCTCGCTCTTCGATTCAGGCGCGGCAGTGGCCCCGGCATCCACGTGGGTGTGCTGCACGCCAATGCCGGCAACAATCAGGACCACGACCCATACGCTCCCTGTTCCGTGGACGATCTGGCAATCGCCGATCTCGACTATTGGGCACTCGGCCATATCCACAAGCGACAGATCCTGCGCCATGGCGATCCATGGATCGTGTACCCCGGCAATCTCCAGGGCCGCAGCCCGAAGCCGAGCGAGATGGGGGAGAAGGGCGCATATGTTGTCGAAGTCGACGGCACGACCATCGCGGAGCCCGAGTTCGTCGCCCTCGACAAGATCCGCTTTCGGGAGATGGAGCTCGACGTGTTTGGGATGGATCTCTCCGAGGTTGAGGGCGAGCTCCTCAAGATGGGGGATCAAGCCATCGCGGATGGCGACGGCCGATCACTTCTGGTGCGTTGCTCGCTCAGAGGATCTGGCGACATCCACGAGGACCTCGCTCGGATGGGAGCCGTTGAGGAGTTGCTCACCGAACTACGCGAGGAATCGACGGGCCAGGACCCATTCCTTTGGTGGGAGTCCCTGAGAGACAGAACCACGACAGCCATCGACATCGACGCAATTAGGGAGCGCGGAGACTTCTCGGCTGAGCTGCTGGCTCTCGCAGACGAGCTCTCGGCGGAAGGCGACGGCGGCTTCGTCGACGACGTGGTCGAACACCTCCCACTCACGAAGCTCGAACGACTCGGAGTGGAACTTCCGTCTCCCGAAGACCCGGTCCTGTGGAATGACGCGGTCACGCTAGCAATCGAATTGCTCGAAGGCGGTGCAACATGAGGATCTCCGGGTTGCACATCAACGGCTTCGGTATGTTCGCCGACTACAGGCTGAACGATCTGCCGTCCGGATTGACCGTCCTCTGCGGCCCGAACGAGGCCGGGAAGTCGACGCTTGTCAACTATGTCCTCAGCATCCTCTTCGGCTTCCCGGACGGCAGATCAAAGGGTCCTCACCACGAACCGCTTGTCGGGGGCAACCACGGAGGCAAGCTCTTCCTACGAGACGGCGACAGTGAGTACATCATCGAGCGAACCAAGGCCGGGAAGGTACCGATGGTGCGGTACCCGGGTGGCGGGATCGGGGGTCAGGAGGCCATCAAGGACCTGCTCGGCAACGCTGACCGCACACTCTTCCAGAACGTGTTCGCATTTGGGCTGAAAGAGCTCGAAGACCTCAAGGCACTTGAGGGCGACTCCGTACGCGAGCGCATCTTCGCTACCCCAACGTTCGGTGGCGGGCCATCGGCACGAGAGATCATCAATCAGCTGGAGTCGAGAGAGAAGGAACTGTTTCGGCCGCGATCCGATTCAACGATCACCGACCTTCGCAGGAAGCTCGAGGACGTGCACGGGGGCCTACAGGCTCTCCAGGGTCAGGCGAAGTCCTACGAGCAAGCGACGCGCGATCTCGACGAGGCGATTGGCGCTGTCGAGAGCATCTCGGCAGATCTGCGCGAGAAGCGGCAAGAAGCGAAGCGGTACGAGACGTTGATCGAGATCTGGCCACAGTGGTCTGATCGGCTTGCGGCGGAGCGGGAAGCCGAGTCCCTCCAGGTGCCGGACGGCGTTGAGTTGGCGTCGGAGGCTCGCCTCCGGGACGCGGAGCGGGAGATCGGCGAGAGGAACGTTGCCGTTCGAGAGAGGAAGGACAGTCATGACAGACAGCAGTCTCGGTTCAACAAGGTCAATGTTGATGATCTGCTTCCTCCGGCGGCCGCGCAAGCCAAGAAGCTGCACGCGGAAATCCGACGCTACGACACGGATCGAACTCGGCTCGGCACCCTTGAGACCAGGATTGAGAACCTCCAAACAGACGTATCGCGATCCTTGACAGAACTGGGACCGGGTTGGGACAAGGACCGTGTCGAGGCCTTCGACACGTCAATCCCGATCAAGGGGAAGCTTGTCGAATGGCGGGACCAGTTGAGCGAGGCCGACAAGGCCATTGCTAATGGTGTCGGACGCGTCGCCGGTCTCGAGGGAGGGCTGGAAGAGGCGACAACCGAGCGCCGTGACCACGAACAGAAGCTCGCGGAGTACGCAACAACACCGTCCGCGGAGGAGATCGAGGCAGCCGAATCGAAGACCAGGAAGATGCGCGTGCTCGGCGAGGAGGTCGGGAAGCTTCGCGAGCGTGTCCGAGCGGACGACGAACGAGTTGCCGCTGTGCAGGAAGTCCTCGAGAGTGTGGGCCGTCCGACCGGGGCAGGTGTGCCGCCAAGCATCCTCTTCGCGGTGCCCGTCGTTTTGGGTGGCGCCGGGGTCGTTGCGGGGGTCGCCAACGAGTTCCTGTCAGCGGTCCTGCTGCTCGTGCTCGCTGTCGCATCTGGTGTTGGCATCGTCCTATGGAGGCGGGCGGCCCGTACTGCCGGAG
The sequence above is a segment of the Acidimicrobiia bacterium genome. Coding sequences within it:
- a CDS encoding DNA repair exonuclease, with the translated sequence MKFRFVHAADLHLDTPFSGIREAAPEVSDALRRASLDAFVGLVDLAIDREAAFVVLAGDIYDGAERGVAAQLRFQRGLKRLDDNGIYSFIVHGNHDPVKVGWSAIRDWPDLVTVFGHKHVDQVTVEWRGEQIATVHGISYEKREQTENLALRFRRGSGPGIHVGVLHANAGNNQDHDPYAPCSVDDLAIADLDYWALGHIHKRQILRHGDPWIVYPGNLQGRSPKPSEMGEKGAYVVEVDGTTIAEPEFVALDKIRFREMELDVFGMDLSEVEGELLKMGDQAIADGDGRSLLVRCSLRGSGDIHEDLARMGAVEELLTELREESTGQDPFLWWESLRDRTTTAIDIDAIRERGDFSAELLALADELSAEGDGGFVDDVVEHLPLTKLERLGVELPSPEDPVLWNDAVTLAIELLEGGAT
- a CDS encoding AAA family ATPase codes for the protein MRISGLHINGFGMFADYRLNDLPSGLTVLCGPNEAGKSTLVNYVLSILFGFPDGRSKGPHHEPLVGGNHGGKLFLRDGDSEYIIERTKAGKVPMVRYPGGGIGGQEAIKDLLGNADRTLFQNVFAFGLKELEDLKALEGDSVRERIFATPTFGGGPSAREIINQLESREKELFRPRSDSTITDLRRKLEDVHGGLQALQGQAKSYEQATRDLDEAIGAVESISADLREKRQEAKRYETLIEIWPQWSDRLAAEREAESLQVPDGVELASEARLRDAEREIGERNVAVRERKDSHDRQQSRFNKVNVDDLLPPAAAQAKKLHAEIRRYDTDRTRLGTLETRIENLQTDVSRSLTELGPGWDKDRVEAFDTSIPIKGKLVEWRDQLSEADKAIANGVGRVAGLEGGLEEATTERRDHEQKLAEYATTPSAEEIEAAESKTRKMRVLGEEVGKLRERVRADDERVAAVQEVLESVGRPTGAGVPPSILFAVPVVLGGAGVVAGVANEFLSAVLLLVLAVASGVGIVLWRRAARTAGGDTASGTRSERPTAGDAPRRELEAAQSEARDLAAELGFAEIPNASQIEERLAAITLQRIDRSAADALANLVDGERTKERKLREQIEAATRELEEQRSGRRQLGSTWDDWRTEQGIAEPLKPEVVMDLVPAIAGTRELIRQESEARSEASDVRQRIKWFEQSATETLKAAERDDDLIDSGLMAAVEALYQDILEDEKKRESIVGLKKGIGGAREDLEEAEADLANAEAIRDRVLAEVGVADAAALDEAIGKLKRRAELEADAAKLSRLIETAIGGGEGGELMKEELTTGDLSRWQSSYDEASALVEELEQEHEVAVRHHQDLKTAAAAIAGSTEVAKLALVVEAQRVELAEATAEWARVATARALIDATLARFERKHQPKVVERAAELFNRITDGRYPELLSTESDLKVMSRASDPIDIVDLSTGTVQQLYLCLRFALAEEFAGRGVKLPLVMDDVLVNFDPERAASVAGVISELAEQHQVVLLTCHPGTRDLMAGSAPEARIVELKQFPL